The following are encoded together in the Pungitius pungitius chromosome 7, fPunPun2.1, whole genome shotgun sequence genome:
- the LOC119216188 gene encoding calcium-activated potassium channel subunit beta-2-like isoform X2 yields MFLWAGGKATDGRSDHRSIYLKIREYDVLDRKKTETAHRAGEDRAILLGLSMVVLSVMMYFVLGITILRSYSDRVWTDEASCTVVNSSIVCDVNCSYSCGAECRRSSRYPCLQVFVSLNSSGKVVRLLHNEETQDGDPECFFVPKCRKDYAATHAVVQNISERLRSQHAVPCFVDPTDRADSAILTQIYGRVAVFHSLFWPTCTLIGGTIIIAMVKLTQYLSIMCERVSRIKR; encoded by the exons ATCCATCTACCTGAAGATTCGTGAATATGACGTCCTGGACAGGAAGAAGACGGAGACGGCTCATAGGGCGGGGGAGGACCGAGCCATACTGTTGGGCCTCAGCATGGTCGTCTTGTCTGTCATGATGTACTTCGTCCTGGGAATCACCATACTGCGCTCTTACTCAGACCG CGTGTGGACGGACGAAGCTAGCTGCACCGTCGTGAACTCCAGCATCGTGTGCGATGTAAACTGTTCATACAGCTGTGGAGCAGAGTGCCGGAGGAGTTCCCGTTACCCCTGTCTCCAGGTCTTTGTGAGCCTCAACTCCTCAGGAAAGGTGGTGCGACTGTTGCACAACGAGGAGACGCAGGACGGCGACCCAGAG TGCTTTTTCGTCCCAAAGTGCCGTAAGGACTATGCGGCAACGCACGCTGTCGTTCAGAACATTTCTGAGCGTCTCAGGTCTCAGCACGCGGTCCCGTGTTTTGTGGACCCCACGGACAGAGCGGACAGCGCCATACTGACACAGATCTACGGCCGGGTTGCAGTCTTCCACTCCCTGTTCTGGCCAACCTGCACCTTGATTGGAGGAACCATCATCATTGCCATGGTGAAGCTGACCCAGTACCTGTCAATCATGTGCGAGCGTGTAAGCCGCATTAAGAGATGA
- the mep1ba gene encoding meprin A subunit beta — protein MALGWIALFFGLGLAAATLTGDTETDVDEGHDWDIFNINEVAGLDLMEGDIQHEETFDRNSIIGDKYRWPTTIPYYLEDSLDMNAKGVILKAFDQYRLKTCIDFTPWKGEQNYISVFKGSGCFSSVGNQHVGKQRLSIGNNCDRLGTVEHEFLHALGFWHEQSRADRDDYVNIMWDRIEPGKEHNFRTYDDTVSSALGVAYDYGSVMHYSKTSFNIGSEPTIVTKIPHFMDVIGQRMGFSASDLTKLNSLYKCTKSSTFVDSCSFELENICGMIQGHGKTKWERRSSTSGGPQTDFSTMGQCEGKGYFMHYSTASAEPADRALLESRWLYPKPGAQCLQFFLHNTAAADDALNIWVREYDGVNPSGKLNLFKTISGGVMGSWELHDINLNVSRKARVVFEGVRGKGPSKGGFSLDDINLSSTKCPQHIWHIRNITRLLATTPAGDKLYSPRFLSPAGYSFQVGVYINGRSDRPGYLATYFHLTSGPNDHNLKWPCPWQQATMALMDQHSDIREQMNMHRMVTTDPDKMSSDGNEYYWDNPKKVGSKVTASDGSYFYRGPGSGTSTFITHSRLKSREFIKGDQAFFLFSLEDISALQASRPLDRPAVQAGASPAADQGASEGAAGTPAVTTVVVGSAVAVILVVSMAILGNTWRRRRQKSDAAVIIQDMPGFMEEQPTKDLTSIFTTS, from the exons ATGGCGCTCGGCTGGATCGCTCTGTTCTTCGGCCTGGGACTG GCAGCAGCTACGTTAACAGGCGATACAG AAACAGATGTTGATGAGGGTCACGACTGGGACATCTTCAACATTAATGAAG TGGCTGGGCTGGACCTGATGGAGGGAGACATCCAACATGAGGAA ACATTCGACAGAAACTCCATTATCGGAGACAAGTACCGCTGGCCAACAACCATTCCCTACTACCTCGAGGACAGTCTGG ATATGAACGCAAAGGGAGTGATCCTAAAGGCGTTTGACCAGTACAGACTGAAGACCTGCATTGACTTCACGCCATGGAAAGGAGAGCAGAACTACATCTCCGTGTTCAAAGGGAGCGG atgtttttcctctgtggGCAACCAGCATGTGGGGAAGCAGCGTCTGTCCATCGGCAACAACTGTGACCGCCTGGGAACCGTTGAGCACGAGTTCCTGCACGCTCTGGGCTTCTGGCACGAGCAGTCCAGAGCCGACCGGGATGATTACGTCAACATCATGTGGGATCGCATCGAGCCTG GTAAAGAGCACAACTTCAGAACGTATGACGACACAGTGTCCAGCGCTCTGGGCGTTGCCTATGACTACGGCTCCGTGATGCATTACAGCAAGACGTCCTTCAACATCGGCTCTGAGCCCACCATCGTCACCAAGATCCCCCACTTCATGGATGTGATTGGCCAGAGGATGGGCTTCAGTGCCAGTGACCTAACCAAGCTCAACAGCCTCTACAAATGCA CCAAGTCGTCCACCTTTGTGGACAGCTGTTCCTTTGAGCTGGAGAACATTTGTGGGATGATTCAGGGTCACGGAAAGACAAAGTGGGAACGGCGCAGTTCTACCAGCGGAGGCCCTCAGACCGACTTCTCCACCATGGGGCAATGTGAAG GAAAAGGCTACTTCATGCACTACAGCACGGCCTCGGCTGAACCCGCTGATCGTGCGCTCCTGGAGAGTCGTTGGCTGTACCCCAAACCTGGAGCCCAGTGTTTGCAGTTCTTCCTCCACAACACTGCCGCAGCTGATGACGCCCTCAACATCTGGGTGAGAGAGTACGACGGGGTCAACCCGAGTGGGAAACTCAACCTCTTCAAGACTATTTCAG GAGGGGTCATGGGCTCCTGGGAGCTCCATGACATCAATCTGAATGTGAGCCGGAAGGCCCGTGTGGTTTTTGAGGGTGTGAGGGGAAAGGGTCCATCGAAGGGAGGCTTCTCTCTGGATGACATAAACCTGTCTTCCACAAAGTGCCCCCAGCACATCTGGCACATCCGCAACATAACCCGCCTGCTGGCCACCACCCCAGCAGGAGATAAGCTGTACAGCCCTCGCTTTCTCTCACCAGCGGGTTACTCCTTCCAG GTTGGAGTGTACATCAACGGAAGAAGCGACCGCCCAGGATACTTGGCCACCTACTTCCACCTGACCTCAGGCCCCAACGACCACAACCTCAAGTGGCCGTGTCCGTGGCAGCAAGCGACCATGGCCCTGATGGATCAGCACTCTGACATCAGAGAGCAGATGAACATGCACCGAATGGTCACCACCGACCCCGACAAGATGTCGTCAGACG gCAATGAGTACTACTGGGACAATCCCAAGAAGGTGGGCTCCAAAGTAACGGCGTCGGACGGCAGCTATTTCTACCGTGGCCCGGGCAGTGGGACGAGCACCTTCATCACCCACAGCAGACTGAAGAGCAGAGAGTTCATCAAGGGAGACCaggccttcttcctcttcagtcTGGAAG ACATATCTGCTCTGCAGGCCTCTCGGCCTCTCGACCGCCCCGCGGTCCAAGCCGGCGCCAGTCCGGCTGCAGACCAGGGGGCTTCGGAGGGGGCCGCTGGAACCCCCGCGGTGACCACAGTTGTGGTGGGGTCCGCGGTGGCGGTGATACTggtggtttccatggcgatcTTAGGgaacacctggaggaggaggcggcagaAGAGCGACGCGGCGGTGATCATACAGGACATGCCTGGATTCATGGAA gaGCAGCCGACAAAGGATTTAACATCCATTTTCACAACTTCATGA